The genomic DNA aaCTTCCGCCACCCTGTTCAGCCTGCACAGGAGGTATCTCAGACCCAGAGAGTGGAGCTGTGTCTTTCCTACTCCTTGGGGATTTCAAACATGCAAAGGCTCTTGTACTTCTGCAGCAGCTCGTTCTTGGTCCGGACCTGCTCCCGCaggttctgcagctgctgctgctgctgctctgggctcaccCCGATGCCAGGCATGGAGCTGATCAGTTTCCTCATCTCCTGGAACTTGTTCTTGAGCTCATTCAGTACCTGGTGAACATCCTGGCTGTCCTTGTCCAtgctgcagaggagagaaaatcaAGACACTGTGAATTCTCTTATTGAAAACGCTGCAATTTCCAATGCAACCAGGGTTTAAATTGGAATTCACTGGGAAAATTGCTCTTGGTATCTAGGTACACACTCCTGATTCATCTATCCCAATAAAATGACACAGATTGATATAGACTGGGTAGCTATGGGGCAACCTGGTATCCTGCAAATTTCCAGCACACAATCCAGTCACCTCAGGATGCATTAATCAGGTTAGGAGCTGCTCTGTAGCTTTCAAACATCACCCTGGAGCAAGCTAAATTCTCCCTCTGAACTCCTGTACCTCTCTTTGGGGAAGGTAAGATTGCATATGTGTTGTGTGTAGTCACCTGGAAAAAAAGATCTCAGTCTCACCTGTGACCTGTTGCTGCtataatacaaaaaaatcaatgcagCCAAACAGCtcaacagcagaaaacagaaactgtTCCCCAAAGTGtcagagagtgtccaaaggcagagaaaatgGTACTTGGGAGCTTTAAAATGAGTCTCTGGGGATTAATACTTAATAAAAAGAGAAGcgggggggtttttttgggttggtttggggtgttttttttaagagcagcagaactggctctgcagccagctctgtgcttttcAAGGCTCAGTGTTGTCTGAGGCAGCGTCTGCCCTTGAACCCTCATTAGTATCTGACTCAGCTTTGTTAGCACCAGCAAGAAGTTTTACTGATTCCAGGCAAAAGCAAGTCCCTGCTTCCAGGCTGCCTGTtaacagggagagcaggattCTAATGGTCTTTGAAAAACTGGGAGCCTGTTCAATAGCCAGacctaaaaataaatctgcttgGCATGACCAGGGCAGAGAGGTGCTCGATTATAACTTTGGGGAATCGTGACATGGCTGAGAGCAAAACTTTTAAGCAGATGGCGGCCGCTTGTTTCAAAAGCCTGTTGGAACAAAATATTCATTATTCCCTTCTAAATAAAACTGCAGCTGGTACTATAATGTCTCCCCATTATGCAGGCACTCAGGGCCAGGTTGGCagtggaaaaatacagaaacagacACACAACCAACCCCATGGCACatctggggaaggaaggggtgACGCTGCCTTTCATCCATcacagctgcaggctggctTTGACAGGGATGTCCTCCCCACATCCCATCTCCTTCC from Camarhynchus parvulus chromosome 14, STF_HiC, whole genome shotgun sequence includes the following:
- the MED9 gene encoding mediator of RNA polymerase II transcription subunit 9, which gives rise to MASGPAGRAAEEQPPPEPPAEQKPPPLPPAQEEFSFLPLVHDIIKCMDKDSQDVHQVLNELKNKFQEMRKLISSMPGIGVSPEQQQQQLQNLREQVRTKNELLQKYKSLCMFEIPKE